The sequence TTTATAACCTACAGTGGACAATATATCAATTGAAGACAACTGAAGATATCTGCTCTGATAGTCTGAGGCAGacatcacagcaggttcttgcatTATGTAAAAGACCTACAGCAGGTATCTTGACTATAAAAGGATGATCAATATAagcaaatataaataaaaaataacttttGGATGGTACGACAATCAacatcatcaaaattcaaaattaattgtCAGAAGAACAGCGCAAGCAAGCCTAAATCCCACAGCATCCAAACTCATCCAACCATAACATTTATACAacacatttaaaaaagaaaagaaaattcaaaacagtTTGTTCAAGAACTCATAACCAAAGTATCAAAGGCAAAGTTTTTCTAAACAGAACCACTGCGTTCAAGGAGTTTTTGCACCCACTCCTTATGCCTCTTGTGACTCATCTTCATGAAAAACCCAACACTAACAAAGTCCCCCCTGCATCATCCATGTAGCACGCAGTTGATCCTCAGGGCTGAGTCCCTCTATCTCTTCAAGTATACTCAAAATTTTCTGGACTCGGGTCATTTTCTTGCCCTGGGACCTTGTAATAGTGAGGGATTTCACAACATTAGCCACTTCACCCATTCAATCGCCAATTACATCCCTCGGCTTCCCCTTTTTTTACGGGACAAGCCGGTAGCGGTAAAATGAGTGTTCTTGGACCCCCTTGAGGTATCCACATTTATTGCATTAACCTTATTCAACCGATTAGATGCATCATTGACATGAGGGGTTGAACTAGTGTCGTGGTCCTCCCCAGAGTCTGAAAAAAGGCGAACTGTGTCAGTCCCATATTCATTTGAATCAGAGTCAGAATTTAACTCATTTCTACTTCATCGGCAACCCGAAAGTGGTGATGAGTAAGTTGTGCTCGCAAAAGACCCATGAGCACAGTCGTTCCCGAACATGAATGACAAATCGTTGTATCTGTCAATATGTTTGCCACGCACCCTTTCGACGAATGGTGAGACTGCAAAAAGTGAAATACAAAGTTATTAACACATTTTAATGAATAAAACCGAACGAAAGATATAACAAACAATTTTTGAATATTACTTACAGCAATGTACCCATCCCACACTTCGTCTGTCGCcgtcaccattttgttttcacTGTCTCATCCAAATCCGAAGGCATTCAGCATGTCTTGCATGGcctaaaaaaatctttttaacgTCCGCAAGCGGTTAGAAATATGTTTGTTCTCAAGATCAATACCACATCTATCAAAATTTTCTATTATGGTGGCCTTATAAGCCTCCGGTTTGAATCCCACATCACTTTTCCTCCCGAGATTTACTTGTTCTACTAGTGCATCAACTAATGCATTGTCCATCTGGTCTGTCCATTGAATCCGCTCAGTTTTCCAAACAACCGAACGTTTACTTTTGCTGCCACTTGTCAGATTTTTCCTACTAGGGCTACCAATAAGCTTACTCGGTCATGctgtgtttttttgttttttttggagcTTGTCTCACGTCCCGGGAAACCCGTCTCAATCAAACACCTTTTTCCCTTGTATGTACtttataagaaattcaaattatCTACGCATTTCTAACCGTTAATGGGAATAtgaatacttaaaataaaaacttaattGCAGTTTAAATGAAACCACATAAAGTAAAGATTAAGGCATGCTGAAATATAATATGACAATTACTGTTATATGGCATGCAATCAATATTAAATTTACTGTCATAATAATATCCATGCATGATAAAGTAACTATCAAATCCATAAAATCCAGTTAAAAATCCAGCCAACCAaatacaaatttttttaaaaacaatttgCTGTTACACAAACAGCATAATACATAAACAGTAGTAAGGCAAAGTCAATGACGTTGTCGGGTCCGAGGAGACTGTCATTCCACATCCTATCTACAATGTCATCCCTCTTTTTCATCCACTCTTCTCTTGATCTGCCACGCGAGATAAAGCACGATCTTCTGCGGCCGAACTTACGTTCACAGTAGATAGCGATATTTCATCAGCACTGTCTGCAATATCCTCAATTATTTCTGTAAATCCGTCTTCACCACAGACACAGATAAAGTTGTGTATAACACAACAAGCTATAACAATAtttacttgagttttaaatttgaACTGTGGTGCTACACGGAGTATAGGGAAACGACCTTTCAAGAGTCCGAAACAACGTTCAATGACATTTCGCAGCTGTGCATGACAATAATTGAAGAGTTCTTTCTTATTTACAGGCTTTCGTCTGGTACAAAACTTATTCAAATGATATCTGACACCTCGATAAAGTGTCATAAACCCAGAAGAATGCGCATAACCTGCATCAACGACATAGTACTTCCCTACACAAAGCAACGTATGGGTATTACAAATTTGTACAAAATATGTTCTACTATTTTTTTCTTATGAAATCACATCGGTGTTTAGTTACCATGAGCAACAAGGAAACAATTTGGTCGACAGGTTAATGCATTATGCAAAACACGAACATCAAATGCCGAAGCATCCTAACCCGTAAGCACGTATACAAATTTGATATCGAAAGTACAAGCTGTCATTACATTCGGAGACAAAAAACCTTTCCGATTTCAAAAGATGACACTTGCTTCTTTGAACAAATGTGCAGGTATATGAGTCTCATCGAGTGCCCCAATACAATCCTACAAAAATGTTGTTATAACTTTTAGATTGTTATTTAGAAATAGCACATAGTTAATTCCATACAAATCTGTATATCACTGATTATTTTACCTGAAAATATGATGACCATATATGATTATTAGATATATCTTTCGGTGTATGTAAACCTGAAAACTTCATATATTCCGGATAAAGTCCAATTACAGCATCAAGAACTCTTTGGAAATGACGACTAACAGTCTTACCAGACCTGGAAAAGCGATGACCAATGACCCAGTTTCATACATTGTGGCTTATTGTATGCAGGAACAATACCACTTGTTCCTCCAAACTACACCTTGAATCCGAAATAAAATTCTGATCTCTTAGTAGAGAGCATAATTCGAAGAACCTATCCCAACTCATCGTTAACTGTGCTAAACAGTCAACGTCGCTCTTTTTAATGATTCCATTTATGAATCTATTTCTTTCAATATAACCACATCTAGGCGATGCCTTCATACAATAATGCTGGTAATATTCAGCAACTCCCATAACACACGTAGCCATTGCGATCGCAATTAATGCAGCAGTTACTTCGTTTTCATTCCATTCACTACTGGAAGACTGATCTCCGTTGGAGTCCCCACTATGAGACCACATTTAGATAAATGGGGGCTTCACCTGTTATTCTTCTCAATTATTTTGTAATAATTAATGCATATGACATAACTGAAGTATATGTACAACGATGAATTGAAGTATACTcaattatttataataataaaaaaaaagacacAGCATACCATTTCTTAACAGAAATGACAGATATGAGATATAAGTAAATTTGGGGTATAATAAATGCATGCAGTCATTGCATTCTCGCATGATAAAGTGGAAAAAAATGAGTTATTAATTagggaaagtttaacaatccttGGTTGGAAAATTACGTATATCATAAAATAGATGATGCCCTCATAAACATGTATTGATTTTAGGCATGAATCAGCAGAGTATACATACACACCTTTGTTCTTTGTTAAGTGAAAATGAATTGATTAGTATGACGATCTGCACGTATGCAAATATCGTTTTCTGCATCAGTGGTTGACAGACAATTTTGTAAAGTATTATGAGTTCAACACGAACTTTGAAAATAGAATGGAAATGATATTCCAGCAATATGAAAAATATAGCTTACAACACTCACGAAATCTGGTCTGCTAGCCTTTCAGACACATATCATATGCGAAGAATATTTATAGCATTATGGACAACAATAAATAGAAACTAGGGTTTCGACATGCATTTACTCGGATGATACATTGAGACATTGTAATATTGAGGATGAAGTATCACCTTTTATAATCAACGCACCACCGCAAGAAACAAACCCTTCAAAAATATAACAGAACAGAGGTTTTTGGGTGGaataaaatggaagaaaaaaactTCTGATATAGGCATATACGAAAAAGAGTAAGCATCGGTAGATGGAAATCATAAATCCATCAACAGTGTATGACATGCAGTGGTCATGTCTCATAAGTCATGAGGTGAATCCATCAACCAGATTCAGTTCAGATACGCATTCACCTCATGTAGATCTAGACAGTAAAGAAAATCGGATTGAAAAGTATTGTAGGATACACCCTCTACGTAGGGTATAGGAAAGAAGTGTTTACGCAAATACTCATCTCCTCCTGTAAAAGAGGGTACACGGTGAGAAGCGGTATCCATCAATGAAAGGATGGATACGATCGATTTAAAAAGATAATCACCTGTTGTCCCAGAATGTATAGTgagaagaaaatcatataccttcTTTCACTTCTGCCCTTAGGGTAAACTATTTTGGGCGAGAGAAGAAGGAGATTTATGGCAGGATCaacataagatgaagacatcCCATCTTCAACGTAAGTGAAGAAGACGATGCTAACAACCACATCTACGTCTCAGATATGGTCATAATGACATCCAATCCTCTCGCAAGAGGGTTGAGACAGACGGAGAAGAAGAACGAGAGTGCAGGAAGGAGAGATGGACCAGCAAAGCACGCTGCGGACGAAGGTCTTCTCTCTTTACAGAGGCGGTGCAGTGCAATGAGGGCGCTGCACTGCCCTTAGATGGTTTCTACTATTATCTCACCACAATGATTTTCCGGCGACGGGCACTAGGCAGGCGGTCCAAATTGATGACTGGCCCACCCATGCGTCTAAAACACATGGGCATCACATCATATTTCTTCTATCCTCTCTTAATAGATGACTCCCATTTGCTGTGGTGCAGACTCAGACAATGAAAGAAAGGTAGAAAAACTTTTGGAGGGGAAAAATCAATTCATTATGCCAAACAAACAGATTCATTACAAGGCATGCTACAAATTgcgtttttccttctttttgctTTCATGAATTTAAGCATTGGTTATCCAAGTGAATAAAAGGATCCAACCGCATAATGGGTCACCGCAATGACTACTTGTTCAATCCTCCCATGATCTTGGACCTGGTATAGCCTTTCACAATTCGGTTGTCATCTAGGAAGCTGGAATCTTTTATGGAGGGGACGCTGATGACCTCCTGCCACAATTCCCATCATAAATCCATTATTAGAAAGTACAAAAGAGATGGTTATTGATGCATGTGAACGAAATAAAATGCtggatattttttatatatatagaggagaaaaaacacaaattcaagaaaaaaaaaaaaaactggtggTTGTGTTCTAACAAAATCTAGAGGCCTTTTGATAGTGATACTATTGCAAAGAAGAGGCATGGCTGCAGCCCACTCATGGTGATCAGACCTGGAAATGCATAGTTAAGGATATGTCCAGAAGAATGAGGGTATTGTCCACATTCAATGACCAAAATTGGCACCAACCAGATGGGTATGGTTCTCAGATCCCCATGATTTCTGGGCTATGGTCTATCCATCTCAAGACCCAGAAGATCTCCCCTGTGCATGTGCCACGTGGACAGTGAATACACTGGAAACAAGTAAACCTCCATGCCCAAGGAGGCAGTGTGGCAAATATcaccaagattttgaaaatcccaCGGCAATATCACAAAAATTACACTAAACAATATTATCACGATATTTCAAAACGTGGGCAGATGTTAAAATATTGCAGTATTATCACAATATCAACTCAAAAATCATAAAACACTTGAGGAAtttgtttacacacacacacacacacgaaagcGCAcaccagttctcatgagaactcgtaagaactttttcagaactcgtgacatgtgatggggcccaaaatctgaaccatccatgtgatgcagcaccccatgaaaccctgaGGGCCCGATTTtcactttgatccaaaattttagtgggccatggaaaaaggaaacagtttcctccctttgTCCCTCTCTTTTCCCATGGtccacaaagttttggataatgTAAAAGTCGGGCCTGAGGGTTTCATGGGTGCTGcatcactctctcactctctctctcaaggaGGATGAAGATGAATGAACAGCAGTGAACATCGTCAGCAAGAAATGGATCTTTCAACTGACCTGGTAACTATTGGCATAACAATGGCGAGAGGAAAACCTTGGACTTGGCTGCAGCTGGTCGGCAAGCTCCTTCAATCGGATCAGTTCTGGCAGCACAACTGTCTGCAAATCCGGTCGGTCCTTGCGCCTAAGCTCCGCGCACTTCAACGCTAGCTTCGCAAACTTCAACGCGTCCTCCATCGGCCAGTCCGGCACAGCAACATCCAGAATCCGTTTAAACCTGCCTGCGTTTATTGCCCTCTCGACATTATGCGCGAGCCCCATCGGTGGTAGGGCCGTGACAAGCTGCAGGAGGATGATCCCAAGTGCGTAGATGTCGGATTTGATGCCCAACAAGCCAGTTTGCTGGTACTCGGGGTCAATGTAGCAGAACGTCCCAGCAGCAGCAGTCATGCGGTATTGGGTGACAGAGTCGGTGACTGAAGGGGGCACAAGGCGGGCCAGCCCAACGTCGGCAATCTTGCTGACAAAATTGTGGTCAAGGAGGATGTTGCCGGGCTTGAGGTCGCGGTGGACGAGAGGTTCGGGCTTGGTCTGGTGTAGGAAGAGGAGACCAGTGGCGATCTCAGAGGCAATCTTGAAGCGGAGCTGCCAGGAGAGGGGAGGGGTGTTGTCACGGCAAAAAAGGCGGTCCTCAAGGCTACCATTGGCCATGTACTCATATACCAGGCACCCACAATCAGGACAGGCGCCCATGAGGAGTACCATGTTCGGATGTCGAATGCAGCTTAATACTTCTATCTGAGGAAATTGAAAAGACGATGGTCTTTTGGTCATTGCCAAACAAAAACCCATAGAGGGTGCTAAAGCTTAAGCTGagattatgaaaatgccatttgAAAATTGGAAGATTCTAGTCCAATCACAAACGGCATTTGGGAATCTTTTTCGAGAGGAATTATATGAAATCTTATGTGAGGAGATGCATCCTATCCTTTGGCCTTCGGTCTGTACACGTGAGGCTGATGGTTTGGTGCTCCAGACCATCGGTCTCAcggaccccatcatggatgacCCATGGCTCAAAGTTAACAGAAATGTAGACTCCTAAGAAATAAAATACACCAACAGTCTACATTTTAGCAGAAAAAGGGCCAAACAACAGACAACTAGAAGCTTTAAATCTAGATTATTTTTGGGGCACAGACcactcattgtggggcccacaagataaTGGTCCGGACCCACATGTACAAACTCAAGGCCTGAGGGTAAGGATAATATAGTTCCTCGTTTtagagaaaacaaaaaaaaaaaaaacaaaaaacacaaaaacaaaacaagaatGACAGTAAAAGAGCCTGCAGATTAAAGAAAATAGACGGGCAGGCGAGAAGCTTTGACACACCTCCTGCTGAAACTGTTTCATTCCTTGAGATGTATCTGCTCGGAGAATCTTGATGGCGACAAGAGTACTATCAAGATTAGCTTTAAAAACTGGTCCGTATCCCCCTTCACCGATCTTGAGTTTCTCAGAGAAGTTACTCGTTGCAATCTCAATCTCTTTGATGGTATATCTTCTATACCGGACATCCTTAGACAATGATTGCAAGATCTTCCTCTCCTCCTCTCCCTCCACCAAAAATCTCCTCTCTTTGTTCTGCCTCTTGGTTTCATCCAACTCCGCCATATTTAGGGCAGCTTGGGATGCTCCTAGCGCTGCCCTACTCCTCTCCTTCTCCTCTGTCATTCCAGTTGCTGCTGCTCTGGAAAATCTTTTTGGTTCCCTTCCCCGCTCCTTTTCGACCTTCGATGGTTGGAGATCTTGGGCCTGGTACAGAAGAAGAAATTTTGTCTGAATTACACCCCCAAAGAAATCAGGAACAAATGTCAAGAGAAGTTAAGCAATATCTGAAAACGTCATGGATATTTTTCTCGTCCATTCTGAAATGCATAAAGTCATCATCACTGGGAAGCTCATCTCCCTGCAATTGTGCTTAGCAGTGCCCTTCAAAAGCAACCTGAAGTAGGAGTTTTTGCATGAGGGATGTTCATCCTAAACAAGTTGAGGTCAGCATGACAATCATTAGTCACAACATGAGGGGGAATTGGGGGTTTCAACAGTCTGCGATTTTGTGAGAAATGAAAAGTTTATTTACGAGTAGACTTTAACTTGTTTCTTTTGGTCAGAATAGTTTTAGGAAAGTACATACTGCTCTAAAATCTGGGGAAGAAAGTTACAAATTTCAAAGTTAGAGAATTCAGGAATCTACTGTaggaattaaaagaaaataagCATGTTGAGTTGATAGTAAAATACTCTAGGAGGCACTACAAATATGGGGCATGTTGATGACAGAGAGGTTGACCTGTCCTCTTTGATAAAATATTCTCCACCATTACTGTGCTTTCTCTTTGGAAAGCTGTCATTTTACATTAGAAACTCCAATTTTAATCAAGGTCATGCATGTTAACCCCCACACCTACTGCGTCCGAGGGCACACACAATCCATTACATAGCACATCCGCTATCCAGGTCACAGAGGCTGGCTGATTGAAGGTCGGGCCCATCCAAAGGTCCTGATAAAAAATCTGTCCAATCCAACCATTCAGAT is a genomic window of Magnolia sinica isolate HGM2019 chromosome 15, MsV1, whole genome shotgun sequence containing:
- the LOC131227011 gene encoding U-box domain-containing protein 35-like isoform X1; the encoded protein is MRSGVIRNRKGGKGSEPQVVVVAVDADKNSQHALKWAADNVISKGQVFFLLHIRKKIITIPTPTGQQLPISDVDEELASTFLQQIDLQTKELLLPFQCFCSRRALQCKEVILDDDDISKAIINYVVHQSADKLILGTSSRSAFTRAFKQADVPTSVLKMVPEFCSLYVISKGRITLTRQAPKPNTYPRRSSPKFEAAGNAFQSTKSLSSRIAAASRFPHTMIKSLSAKGMHLNSQIRSPPERNSRILCGPERGISAGSNENQINERINSVSQGGGHLDFSYQSMSSCPSPLRNSIEQPNIYVLRDQIDGMARQSRFFGTRDGYYHHDEKMRVFEPSRSGKQYWSNQSGFSEYGHSLLGLQEPGGASWSSHSQAQDLQPSKVEKERGREPKRFSRAAATGMTEEKERSRAALGASQAALNMAELDETKRQNKERRFLVEGEEERKILQSLSKDVRYRRYTIKEIEIATSNFSEKLKIGEGGYGPVFKANLDSTLVAIKILRADTSQGMKQFQQEIEVLSCIRHPNMVLLMGACPDCGCLVYEYMANGSLEDRLFCRDNTPPLSWQLRFKIASEIATGLLFLHQTKPEPLVHRDLKPGNILLDHNFVSKIADVGLARLVPPSVTDSVTQYRMTAAAGTFCYIDPEYQQTGLLGIKSDIYALGIILLQLVTALPPMGLAHNVERAINAGRFKRILDVAVPDWPMEDALKFAKLALKCAELRRKDRPDLQTVVLPELIRLKELADQLQPSPRFSSRHCYANSYQEVISVPSIKDSSFLDDNRIVKGYTRSKIMGGLNK
- the LOC131227011 gene encoding U-box domain-containing protein 35-like isoform X2, with the protein product MRSGVIRNRKGGKGSEPQVVVVAVDADKNSQHALKWAADNVISKGQVFFLLHIRKKIITIPTPTGQQLPISDVDEELASTFLQQIDLQTKELLLPFQCFCSRRALQCKEVILDDDDISKAIINYVVHQSADKLILGTSSRSAFTRAFKQADVPTSVLKMVPEFCSLYVISKGRITLTRQAPKPNTYPRRSSPKFEAAGNAFQSTKSEPVPTHHDQEFVRSPPERNSRILCGPERGISAGSNENQINERINSVSQGGGHLDFSYQSMSSCPSPLRNSIEQPNIYVLRDQIDGMARQSRFFGTRDGYYHHDEKMRVFEPSRSGKQYWSNQSGFSEYGHSLLGLQEPGGASWSSHSQAQDLQPSKVEKERGREPKRFSRAAATGMTEEKERSRAALGASQAALNMAELDETKRQNKERRFLVEGEEERKILQSLSKDVRYRRYTIKEIEIATSNFSEKLKIGEGGYGPVFKANLDSTLVAIKILRADTSQGMKQFQQEIEVLSCIRHPNMVLLMGACPDCGCLVYEYMANGSLEDRLFCRDNTPPLSWQLRFKIASEIATGLLFLHQTKPEPLVHRDLKPGNILLDHNFVSKIADVGLARLVPPSVTDSVTQYRMTAAAGTFCYIDPEYQQTGLLGIKSDIYALGIILLQLVTALPPMGLAHNVERAINAGRFKRILDVAVPDWPMEDALKFAKLALKCAELRRKDRPDLQTVVLPELIRLKELADQLQPSPRFSSRHCYANSYQEVISVPSIKDSSFLDDNRIVKGYTRSKIMGGLNK
- the LOC131227011 gene encoding U-box domain-containing protein 34-like isoform X4, whose amino-acid sequence is MVPEFCSLYVISKGRITLTRQAPKPNTYPRRSSPKFEAAGNAFQSTKSLSSRIAAASRFPHTMIKSLSAKGMHLNSQIRSPPERNSRILCGPERGISAGSNENQINERINSVSQGGGHLDFSYQSMSSCPSPLRNSIEQPNIYVLRDQIDGMARQSRFFGTRDGYYHHDEKMRVFEPSRSGKQYWSNQSGFSEYGHSLLGLQEPGGASWSSHSQAQDLQPSKVEKERGREPKRFSRAAATGMTEEKERSRAALGASQAALNMAELDETKRQNKERRFLVEGEEERKILQSLSKDVRYRRYTIKEIEIATSNFSEKLKIGEGGYGPVFKANLDSTLVAIKILRADTSQGMKQFQQEIEVLSCIRHPNMVLLMGACPDCGCLVYEYMANGSLEDRLFCRDNTPPLSWQLRFKIASEIATGLLFLHQTKPEPLVHRDLKPGNILLDHNFVSKIADVGLARLVPPSVTDSVTQYRMTAAAGTFCYIDPEYQQTGLLGIKSDIYALGIILLQLVTALPPMGLAHNVERAINAGRFKRILDVAVPDWPMEDALKFAKLALKCAELRRKDRPDLQTVVLPELIRLKELADQLQPSPRFSSRHCYANSYQEVISVPSIKDSSFLDDNRIVKGYTRSKIMGGLNK
- the LOC131227011 gene encoding U-box domain-containing protein 35-like isoform X3, with the protein product MRSGVIRNRKGGKGSEPQVVVVAVDADKNSQHALKWAADNVISKGQVFFLLHIRKKIITIPTPTGQQLPISDVDEELASTFLQQIDLQTKELLLPFQCFCSRRALQCKEVILDDDDISKAIINYVVHQSADKLILGTSSRSAFTRAFKQADVPTSVLKMVPEFCSLYVISKGRITLTRQAPKPNTYPRRSSPKFEAAGNAFQSTKSLSSRIAAASRFPHTMIKSLSAKGMHLNSQIRSPPERNSRILCGPERGISAGSNENQINERINSVSQGGGHLDFSYQSMSSCPSPLRNSIEQPNIYVLRDQIDGMARQSRFFGTRDGYYHHDEKMRVFEPSRSGKQYWSNQSGFSEYGHSLLGLQEPGGASWSSHSQAQDLQPSKVEKERGREPKRFSRAAATGMTEEKERSRAALGASQAALNMAELDETKRQNKERRFLVEGEEERKILQSLSKDVRYRRYTIKEIEIATSNFSEKLKIGEGGYGPVFKANLDSTLVAIKILRADTSQGMKQFQQEIEVLSCIRHPNMVLLMGACPDCGCLVYEYMANGSLEDRLFCRDNTPPLSWQLRFKIASEIATGLLFLHQTKPEPLVHRDLKPGNILLDHNFVSKIADVGLARLVPPSVTDSVTQYRMTAAAGTFCYIDPEYQQTGLLGIKSDIYALGIILLQLVTALPPMGLAHNVERAINAGRFKRILDVAVPDWPMEDALKFAKLALKCAELRRKDRPDLQTVVLPELIRLKELADQLQPSPRRSSASPP